TTTGGAGGACTTCTTAATACAACAAGTTTATTTGGTCTGCCTGGTGTACAAAGTGTGTTTATTATATATGGTATAGTATTCCTAATTGTTGTTCTTATAGGAAGTATTGTAATGGTTGATCCTCCTAAAGGTTATAAACCTAAAGGTTGGAAACAGGATAGTTCTGCGAAAGGAGCTGCTGCTAAAAGTATTGATTATAGCAGTAAGCAGATGTTAAAAACACCACAGTATTATATGTTGCTTCTTATGTTTATTGGTTCAGCTCTTGCTGGACTAATGGTGATATATTGCATTCGTCTATTTGGTGTAGATGCCTTGCAGGCAAGTGGATTTGTTGATAACGCTAAATCAGCAGGAATTATTGCTGGTACTGCAATGGCTTCATATGCTATATTCAATGGCTTGGGAAGAATTATTTGGGGAACTGTGTCAGATAAAATTGGTAGAAAGCTTTCTCTCTTTTTAATGTTCCTTATTCAGGGATTAATGATGTTGTTTTTCATGAAAGTTGGTGGAACAAAAACAGGATTGATCATTGGTGCCAGCCTTATTGGATTCAATTTTGGTGGTAACTTTGCACTCTTTCCTGCCATTACATCAGATTTCTTTGGTTTGAAAAACCTGGGACCAAATTATGGTTGGGTTTTCCTGGCGTATGGTATTGCAGGTATTGCAGGACCACAAGTTGCAGGATATTTTAAAGATATCGCCGGTCAATCCGGAATTGGTGTAGGAGCCTGGAGTACTCCTTTTATTATTGCAGGAGTTGCATGTCTCATTTCTGCTATACTTGCAATTGTAGTAAAACCTCCTAAAACTGATTCAGTATAATTTATATATTTAGTGCTCCAGTAGTAAAAATATGCTACTGGAGTTTTTTTGTCTCCTATCCACCTTCTGAAGTACTTATAAAACATTTTGCCTATTATGAAATAATCCCTTGTTAAACGCATTATTGCTTGACATGATTAGTCCTGAATTATTCTCGAAAAAAAGTATTTATGGAGGAATCTATGCCAATCAAAAAGCTGGAGGATATTATTAGGCTTTTAAAATCTAAGCCTAAGAAGAGGATTGTGGTTGCTTCTGCTAATGATGAAACCACAATTCTGGCAGTAAAAGACACAATTGCTCTTAATTTTGCCGAGGTTACACTTGTGGGTGATGAAGCGATCATCAAAGATATCTGTAAACAAAATGATATTGACCCCGCCATATTTGAGATCATTCACGAAACTGATGATTTAATGGCTGCCAAAAAAGCGATTGCCCTGATCAAAGCCGGTAAAGGTGATGTTCTTATGAAAGGACTGATTTCCACAGATAAACTTACCAGGTGTATACTGGATAAAGAAGACGGGTTGATGATCCCTGGTGCTATCCTTTCTCATGTCTCAATTGCTGAAATTCCCACCCACCGCAAGCTTTTGATCTTCTCGGATGCAGCTTTTATCCCCAGACCCAATATAGATCAGAAAATTGCCATGACCAACTATGTGATTGAAACTGCCCGAAAAATCGGAATCAAAAGACCAAAAGTTGCCATAATTTCCTTTTCGGAAAAAGCTAATCCCAAGATCAAGGAAACTGTTGATGCCCTGATCATTTCCAAAATGGGTGAGCAGGGCTTGATCAAGAATGCAGATATTGACGGACCTCTGGCAATCGACCTGGCTATTGATCCTGAAAGCGTAAAGGTGAAAGGCGTTAAGAGCTGCGTGAAAGGTGATGCAGACTGCCTTATTTTCCCATTCCTGGAAGTTGGTAACGTATTCTTTAAATCTTTAACATATTTTGCCGGAGCAGTAATTGCTACATATATTGTGGGAACTCAAGCTCCAGTAGTTATTTCTTCCCGCGTTGACACAGAAAAAAGTAAGTTATACTCCATGGCATTTACCTGTCTGATGAGTTCTTAGGATAATACTATGAAAATTGCCTTAGCATCTGATCATGCCGGCTTTCCCCTTAAAGAAGTTATAAAAAAGTATCTTAAAGAGCATGAAGTAACTGATTTTGGCTGCTTTAATGAAGAAAGTATGGATTATCCTGACACTGGATTCCCTGCTGCGATGGCTGTTCGGGATGGTGAATGTGAACGTGGTATCCTCATTTGTGGAACCGGGATCGGGATGTCAATTGTCGCCAATAAAGTTAAGGGGATCAGAGCCAGCCTCTGTCACTGTGAAGAATTTGCTATCCTCACCAGAAAACATAATGACTCCAATATGCTAACTTTGCCTGGACGTTTTCTTGACGAGAATATTGCGATTAAAATTGTTGACGCCTGGCTGAATACAGAATTCGAAAATGGCAGGCATCAGAAGCGAATTGATAAGATCTCTGCCAGAGAAATTTAGCCCAAATTATTTTAGGAGGAATTTATGAAGTATATAAAAAAACAAGATCCTGAACTCTATAACGCAATGCAAAATGAAGTTAAAAGACAAGCTGGTAATCTGGAACTGATCGCCAGTGAGAATTTTGTATCGAATGCTGTATTGGAAGCTGCTGGTAGTGTTCTCACAAATAAATATGCAGAAGGATATCCCTATCGCTGGAGTAAGAAAACCGGCGCAATCAATTATAAGTTATATGGCAGATACTATGGCGGATGTGAATTTATCGATGATGTGGAAAGACTCGCGATAGAAAGGGCGAAAGAACTTTTTGGTTCAGAACATGCCAATGTTCAGCCTCACAGTGGCAGTCAGGCAAATATGGCAGCCTATTTTGCTCTGGTGAATCCCGGAGACACAGTTCTCTCTTTGGAATTATCTCATGGTGGACATCTCACCCATGGTCATCCACTCAGTTTCTCAGGCAAAATGTATAATATCATTCCTTATCAGGTTAATGAAAAGACCCAGGTGTTTGATTATGATAATATCCGTAAACTGGCTCAGGAGCACAAACCGAAATTGATCCTTACAGGTGCCAGTGCTTACCCACGATCAATTGATTTTGCTATATTTAGAGATATTGCTGATGAAGTGGGAGCAAAGCTCATGGTTGATATGGCTCACATCGCGGGATTGGTTGCTACTGGCATGCACCAGAATCCTGTACCTTATGCAGACGTAGTTACTTCTACAACACATAAGACATTACGCGGACCTCGCGGTGGACTTATTCTCTGTAAAGATGAATTTGCCAGGGATATTGATAGAGAGGTATTCCCCGGCATACAGGGTGGTCCTCTGATGCACATTATTGCAGCAAAAGCAGCAGCCTTTCAGGAAGCCTTACAGCCCGAATTTAAAGCATATCAACAGCAGGTGGTAAAGAATGCCAATGCCCTGGCGGAAGCTCTTATAGCTAACGGATTTGATCTGGTAAGCGGTGGAACTGATACTCATCTTATGCTGATTGATCTTGGCTCAGAAGAAGCAGGAGGTCCCAGCGGAAAGAAAATGGAAGGTGCCCTTGATCTGGCTGGTATTACTGCAAATAAAAACACTGTACCCTTTGATACCCGTAAACCTTTTGTTGCTTCCGGGATCAGGTTAGGTTCTCCTGCAGTTACAACACGTGGTATGCAAGAAAAAGAAATGGTGGTAATCGCTCAATTTATCAAAAAAGTCAGAGATAATTATAACAACGA
This genomic window from Candidatus Stygibacter australis contains:
- the rpiB gene encoding ribose 5-phosphate isomerase B; this translates as MKIALASDHAGFPLKEVIKKYLKEHEVTDFGCFNEESMDYPDTGFPAAMAVRDGECERGILICGTGIGMSIVANKVKGIRASLCHCEEFAILTRKHNDSNMLTLPGRFLDENIAIKIVDAWLNTEFENGRHQKRIDKISAREI
- a CDS encoding phosphate acyltransferase, which encodes MPIKKLEDIIRLLKSKPKKRIVVASANDETTILAVKDTIALNFAEVTLVGDEAIIKDICKQNDIDPAIFEIIHETDDLMAAKKAIALIKAGKGDVLMKGLISTDKLTRCILDKEDGLMIPGAILSHVSIAEIPTHRKLLIFSDAAFIPRPNIDQKIAMTNYVIETARKIGIKRPKVAIISFSEKANPKIKETVDALIISKMGEQGLIKNADIDGPLAIDLAIDPESVKVKGVKSCVKGDADCLIFPFLEVGNVFFKSLTYFAGAVIATYIVGTQAPVVISSRVDTEKSKLYSMAFTCLMSS
- the glyA gene encoding serine hydroxymethyltransferase, with translation MKYIKKQDPELYNAMQNEVKRQAGNLELIASENFVSNAVLEAAGSVLTNKYAEGYPYRWSKKTGAINYKLYGRYYGGCEFIDDVERLAIERAKELFGSEHANVQPHSGSQANMAAYFALVNPGDTVLSLELSHGGHLTHGHPLSFSGKMYNIIPYQVNEKTQVFDYDNIRKLAQEHKPKLILTGASAYPRSIDFAIFRDIADEVGAKLMVDMAHIAGLVATGMHQNPVPYADVVTSTTHKTLRGPRGGLILCKDEFARDIDREVFPGIQGGPLMHIIAAKAAAFQEALQPEFKAYQQQVVKNANALAEALIANGFDLVSGGTDTHLMLIDLGSEEAGGPSGKKMEGALDLAGITANKNTVPFDTRKPFVASGIRLGSPAVTTRGMQEKEMVVIAQFIKKVRDNYNNEEILAQIKEEVSIFCSAFPLYQDLID
- a CDS encoding OFA family MFS transporter, which codes for MTEKKVMNRNLVVLGAIIIQLCLGAIYAWSVFTKKITLAISAGGEYGFTATQAAWVFSAGLAAFALVMVLVGPWAKKEPRKATMLGGIVLGAGYILGGFFGSSFIAQFICIGLIGGAGIGIAYVVPIAVGLKWFPDKKGMIAGLGVAGFGFGATLWVKLAGSWFGGLLNTTSLFGLPGVQSVFIIYGIVFLIVVLIGSIVMVDPPKGYKPKGWKQDSSAKGAAAKSIDYSSKQMLKTPQYYMLLLMFIGSALAGLMVIYCIRLFGVDALQASGFVDNAKSAGIIAGTAMASYAIFNGLGRIIWGTVSDKIGRKLSLFLMFLIQGLMMLFFMKVGGTKTGLIIGASLIGFNFGGNFALFPAITSDFFGLKNLGPNYGWVFLAYGIAGIAGPQVAGYFKDIAGQSGIGVGAWSTPFIIAGVACLISAILAIVVKPPKTDSV